In a genomic window of Leifsonia xyli subsp. cynodontis DSM 46306:
- a CDS encoding phage tail tape measure protein: MADRTTKVTFTANFNNYLAGMDAASRKTQEFAAGSAQKLAAQKQAFTDIGHTALLAGGVIAAGLVVAVNAFSEFDAKMSQVHALSHASGDDMKRLSDAAMTAGTQIGFSAAQTADAEIELIKAGVSVSNILGGALKGSLELAAAGQIDVADATEIATIALTQFGLKGSDIPHVADLLAAGADKALGGVSDLGEALKSGGLVAAQFGVSLDETVGTLSAFANAGLLGETAGTDLRQMLLKLADPSAEAQHDMERLGISLYDQQGKFVGIANLAGQLHDKLGALDEATRNQTLATIFGARAIAGANVLYKEGAKGISDWTNNVNDTGFAAAQAAGKMDNLQGDITKLGAAFQNDLIKGGSGANDVLRGTVQNVTALVKTISGVPQPVVAVGVVIAGLTAGVLLLGGGFLSIVPKIAATKAAMAELNLTGRSLGKMLGKGGLIAAGLIGLEGALAGASSSIQLTSAQVSDLNSRLNNADFTGINKEFVDANGNITKMGDALDDLFSPNFFKNYYGGVAQLNGVLKNWTGIDLGAWADTNKAKFAQLGTQLGETAKKDLPQAARQFQQFVKLAGGGSEKAHELLNAMPDYKAALIDLASGMGKTLSGQELLNLAQGKGTFAAKLATKSAARQAAALAKLSGTAVDAKGDISDLAKEITNFGKAEFDAEDTDRALHQAIDDVTSKLKDQVDAYKQAHGNLNGFTKSLDINTQNGRDNSAALEQIAKSALAHAAAVATQTGSQEQATAAINDGRAALINALAQFGVTGQAAQEYADKLGLIPSNVSTLIKLNKSQAQIDAENLIDTLNRVQRNIDIAVTLHGANHLATTGGLRVANANGGMYSYADGGFGAGIYSGGAPLYKFAEPETRWEAFISGKPGQEARSRQIWAQAGRKLGMGPSGAASSTTVSLAGATILMSVDGRQMTAVIQDQIVSASRAQKTGLQGGMQEVAY; encoded by the coding sequence ATGGCTGATAGGACGACGAAGGTCACGTTCACCGCGAACTTCAACAACTACCTCGCCGGGATGGACGCTGCGTCACGGAAGACGCAGGAGTTCGCGGCCGGGTCGGCGCAGAAGCTCGCCGCGCAGAAGCAGGCGTTCACCGATATCGGCCACACTGCCCTCCTCGCAGGCGGCGTCATCGCGGCGGGCCTCGTGGTCGCCGTTAACGCGTTCTCCGAGTTCGACGCGAAGATGTCGCAGGTTCACGCGCTGTCGCACGCCAGCGGCGATGACATGAAGCGGCTCTCCGACGCCGCCATGACTGCCGGCACCCAGATCGGGTTCTCGGCAGCACAGACAGCGGACGCGGAGATCGAGCTCATCAAGGCGGGCGTGTCCGTGTCGAACATCCTCGGCGGTGCGCTGAAGGGTTCCCTCGAACTCGCTGCCGCCGGTCAGATCGACGTGGCGGACGCGACCGAGATCGCGACGATCGCGCTCACCCAGTTCGGGTTGAAGGGTTCCGACATCCCCCACGTCGCGGACCTCCTCGCCGCCGGTGCGGACAAAGCCCTTGGTGGTGTCTCCGACCTCGGCGAGGCCCTGAAGTCGGGTGGTCTGGTCGCCGCCCAGTTCGGTGTCTCCCTTGATGAGACCGTGGGCACCCTGTCCGCGTTCGCGAACGCTGGCCTCCTCGGTGAGACGGCCGGCACTGATCTGCGGCAGATGCTCTTGAAGCTCGCGGACCCGTCCGCGGAGGCCCAGCATGACATGGAACGGCTCGGCATCAGCCTGTATGACCAGCAGGGCAAGTTCGTCGGCATCGCGAACCTGGCGGGACAGTTGCACGACAAGCTCGGCGCGCTCGACGAGGCCACCCGCAACCAGACCCTGGCGACGATTTTCGGCGCCCGTGCGATCGCCGGCGCGAACGTCCTCTACAAAGAGGGCGCGAAAGGCATCTCGGACTGGACCAACAACGTCAACGACACCGGTTTCGCGGCCGCGCAGGCGGCCGGGAAAATGGACAACCTCCAAGGCGACATCACCAAGCTCGGTGCGGCGTTCCAGAACGACCTCATCAAGGGCGGCTCCGGAGCAAACGACGTCCTCCGTGGGACCGTGCAAAACGTCACCGCCCTCGTGAAGACCATCAGCGGCGTCCCACAACCTGTGGTCGCGGTCGGGGTCGTGATCGCCGGTCTGACCGCGGGTGTGCTGCTCCTCGGCGGTGGGTTCCTCTCGATCGTGCCGAAAATCGCCGCCACGAAAGCGGCCATGGCCGAACTCAACCTCACCGGCAGGAGCCTCGGGAAGATGCTCGGCAAGGGTGGCCTCATTGCCGCCGGACTGATCGGACTAGAGGGCGCTCTCGCTGGTGCGTCGTCGTCGATCCAGTTGACCTCCGCCCAGGTATCCGACCTGAACTCGCGGCTGAACAACGCCGACTTCACGGGCATCAACAAGGAGTTCGTGGACGCGAACGGCAATATCACCAAGATGGGAGACGCCCTCGACGACCTGTTCTCGCCGAACTTCTTCAAGAACTACTACGGCGGCGTCGCCCAGCTCAACGGGGTTTTGAAGAACTGGACGGGAATCGATCTCGGCGCGTGGGCGGACACCAACAAGGCGAAGTTCGCGCAGCTCGGCACCCAGCTTGGTGAGACCGCGAAGAAGGACCTTCCCCAGGCCGCGCGGCAGTTCCAGCAATTCGTGAAGCTCGCTGGTGGTGGGTCGGAGAAGGCGCACGAACTCCTCAACGCTATGCCTGACTATAAGGCTGCCCTGATCGACCTCGCGTCCGGAATGGGGAAGACCCTGAGTGGCCAGGAGCTCCTCAACCTGGCCCAGGGGAAGGGGACGTTTGCGGCGAAGCTCGCGACCAAGTCCGCAGCTCGGCAGGCGGCGGCGCTGGCGAAGCTGTCGGGGACTGCCGTGGATGCGAAGGGGGATATTTCTGACCTGGCGAAGGAGATCACGAATTTCGGGAAGGCCGAGTTCGATGCGGAGGACACGGATCGGGCGTTGCATCAGGCGATCGATGATGTGACTTCGAAGCTGAAGGATCAGGTGGACGCGTATAAGCAGGCGCACGGGAATCTCAATGGGTTTACGAAATCGCTTGATATCAACACGCAGAACGGCCGCGACAACTCTGCCGCGCTCGAGCAGATCGCCAAGTCCGCTCTCGCGCACGCTGCCGCGGTCGCGACGCAGACCGGGAGCCAGGAGCAGGCGACGGCTGCGATCAATGATGGCCGTGCGGCGCTGATCAACGCTCTGGCTCAGTTCGGTGTTACTGGGCAGGCGGCGCAGGAGTATGCCGACAAGCTCGGTCTGATCCCGAGCAACGTGTCGACTCTGATCAAGTTGAACAAGTCGCAGGCGCAGATCGACGCGGAGAACCTCATCGACACCCTGAATCGGGTGCAGCGCAACATCGACATCGCGGTCACCCTCCACGGGGCGAACCATCTGGCCACTACGGGCGGGCTGAGGGTCGCGAACGCGAACGGTGGCATGTACTCGTACGCGGATGGTGGGTTCGGGGCGGGTATCTATTCCGGTGGGGCGCCGTTGTACAAGTTCGCCGAGCCGGAGACGCGGTGGGAGGCGTTCATCTCGGGCAAGCCTGGGCAGGAGGCCAGGAGTAGGCAGATCTGGGCGCAGGCGGGCCGCAAGCTCGGCATGGGCCCGAGTGGCGCTGCTAGCTCGACGACGGTCTCTCTCGCGGGGGCAACGATCCTCATGTCCGTTGACGGCCGTCAGATGACCGCGGTCATCCAGGACCAGATCGTGTCCGCGAGCCGTGCGCAGAAGACCGGCCTTCAGGGCGGCATGCAGGAGGTGGCTTACTGA